The Tripterygium wilfordii isolate XIE 37 chromosome 21, ASM1340144v1, whole genome shotgun sequence genome segment TTATTGAAGCAGCATGAACGGAATTATCCGGTTCACGACTTGGAATTGGCGGCGGTGGTGTTTGCACTTAAAcagtggagatattacttgtatggagagaggtttgaggtgttCTCTGATCACAAGAGCCTCAAATATCTCTTCACACAAAAGGAGTTGAATCAGAGACAGCGAAGATGGATGGAATATTTGGAGGATTATGATTTTGCATTGAATTATCACCCGGGGAAGGCGAATGTGGTGGCCGACGCTTTGAGTAGAAAGAATACCATTGCGGCAATTTCTATGCGGGAGTGGGAGTTTGTGGAGTTGATTAATTCATTTGGGTTGGAATTGCTAGAGCGACAGGAGAAGTTGTATTTGGGATGTGTTTCTATTCGACCAGCATTGATTCAAAGGGTGTTAGATGCACAAATTGGGGATGCAACATTTGATGTGATTGAGGAGGAGTCCGGATGGATTAGAGGCGGAGATGGTGGTGTGAGATTTGAGGGTAGGTTGGTGGTGCCAAATGATGAAGAGTTACGGGAGGAAATTCTACGGGAGGCACACCATTCCCGATTTGCCATGCATCCGGGGGGTAACAAGATGTATCAAGATTTGAAACGTCAGTTTTGGTGGCGTGGAATGAAAGTGGATGTGGGAAGATATGTTGCTAGGTGCCTCACTTGTCAACAGgtgaaggcggaacaccaaagACCGGCGGGGTTATTACAACCACTTCCGGTTGctcaatggaaatgggagaatATCACAATGGATTTTGTGACAGCATTACCATTGACGCCGAAGAGGAAGGACACCATTTGGGTgattgtggatcggttgacaaagtcGGCACATTTTCTTCCAATTAACAAGACCGACTCACTTGAATCATTGAGTAGAGTGTATGTGCGGGAGATTGTGAGGCTACATGGAGTTCCGTTGAGCATTGTGTCGGATAGAGATCCGCGTTTCACGGGACGTTTTTGGGAGGGTTTGCAAGAAGCATTAGGTACTAAATTGACTATGTCTACTTCGTTTCATCCGGAGACCGATGGACAAAGTGAGAGAACGATCCAAATACTTGAAGATATGTTGCGGGCGTGTGTTATGGATTTTGGTAGGAGTTGGGGGGATTATTTACATTTGGCCGAGTTTGTTTACAACAACTCGTATCAAAGTAGTATCAGAATGGCGCCTTTTGAGGCTTTGTATGGAAGGCCGTGTCGATCACCTTTGTGTTGGGCGGAAGTGGGAGAGAAAGTGTTGTCTGGTCCTGAATTTGTGAAGGAGGCCAAACTCAAGATAGAGGAGATTAAGAAGAGGTTGCTTACGGCCCAAAGCCGACAAAAATCTTATGCCGATAGGAGAAGGAGGCCATTGGAGTTCTCGGTGGGTGACAAAGTATTTGTGAAAGTGAGCCCTAGGAGAGGAGTGCAACGATTTAGCAAGCAAGGTAAATTGGCACCAAGATATGTTGGGCCTTTTGAGattctggagagagttggggaGGTGGCATACCGTTTGGCATTGCCGCCGAAGTTGTCGAATGTGCATAATGTATTTCATGTGTCAACACTCCGAAAATATGAGCCGGACCCTTCACATGTATTGGATTGGGGAACATTGACGGTAGAGGATGACGGAACCTATGTTGTGCAACCGGTGAGAATTCTGGATAGGCAAGATAAGGTTACGAGGTCGAGTACAATACCATTGGTGAAAGTATTATGGTCGCATCACGGGACGGAAGAagcgacttgggagttggagtctaaGATGCGGGAAAAGTATCCCGATTTGTTTATATCCACAGGTACGTGTAcaaatttcgaggacgaaatttcTATAAGGAGTGGAGGATGTAAAACcctattataaaaataataataataaaaaaataaataatatataaaaaatagggTAAAGAGGACTTATTGGGAAAATGGTAAAAGGgtggagaaaaaaataataataataatagtggaggggtttaaatataaattgaaatTATGTGAGggttaaaaagaaaaggaaaaaaaaaaaaaaaaaaaaaaaaaaaaaaaaaaaaaaaaaaaaaaggattaagTGGGTAAAGGTCTGCAAGTCGCAGACCTtcaccaacaaagaaaaaaacaaagggaAGGGGGAGTGACCGTGCACTTCCCCCACCACTCAAGACCAAATTCCGGCGAGATTTCCGGTGAGGATTCCGGCCAGCAAAGGTGTTCAAGGTTGTAGTCTACACCCCATTTCATTAGCTTGTAAAAGAGAAGAGAGTAAGGTaagtttttacaaaaaaattgaagttagggttttgtgggtttggttAAGTTCATGAGATTGAGGTTTTGAGTACTTCAATTTGTGAATTTATCATGAGTTACGAATCATAATTTCAGATTTGAACTTGGATTGAAGATTTGTGTTGACCAAAAGGAGATTGGACTAGAGATTAAAGAGTTGAGCAAGGTAAGTGATTACTTTGAAATTAGGAACAaattatggagagaattgatggAATTGATGATATGGAAAGATAAATTTAGTTGTATGTGTGTATGGTGTAGGTTATTGAACTTGGAAGATTGGTGACTAGAGTTGTGGTGAGATTTTactcaaacgaggtagggattttcttaacccttaaTCTCAAACACTATTGGCTACCCGAATTATGTATTAAATTCGTTAGTTTCCGCCTTTTTGGtcaaggggaaacaagccttggATTGGGTGCGATTGTGAACCCAAATTTATAGGTTGTGTGTTTGATATTGAATGCATTACCCGTGGACACTCggtcatctatcgagtagtcgatatttttttttttccttttctttttaaccCTCACATAatttcaatttatatttaaacccctccactattattattattatttttttctccacCCTTTTACCATTTTCCCAATAAGTCCTCTTTAccctattttttatatattatttatttttttattattattatttttataataggGTTTTACATGGACTGACTGGAAGGACCCAAACAGACAGAAGTATATAATGCTAACtgttttaacttctttttttttttttcatatcatGGGAACCACTCCAAGGCAAAACCCTTTTGGGTAAACTTCCGGACCCGTGCACCGCACACTTGAAAGTTAAACTGTTTAACTTGATAACATTGCATTTTATCCCTAAAAAAGTCTATACAACCTCACAACTGCATCTACAGGGATGTTATATTGGGGGAGTACGCATGTAAAGGACCAGGAGCAGATGGAAGAGGCAGGGTACGTTGGTCAAGATCACTCAGCTATGCAGATGCAAAGCCATTTCTGAACACAAATTTCATCAATGGAGAGCAATGGCTTAAACTATGAGGTTTGCACTATCAAACGGACGCTCCTTCAGCGTAGAGGGAACTAACTCATTGTATCTCGAAGAACAAACCAAGCACAGAGAACTAACTCCTTTTGCACAGATCATACCTATGAACATTAGAACATAGTGTTATGTAACATATACAACCAATAATACTTAATCAAGacaattatattctttttaCCAAATCTTTGCTGCAAATTCTGTGCTATATGGAGATCGTAAGATGATGACAGTAACAATTGAATGTCattcataaaagaaaataaaagcaagACCGTATAATCACAATCGACAGATTCATATGCAGTCAAGACAGTAAATACAGAGCAGAGATGAAACTATATCATTATAACAGTACATATTCGTTGGCAGAAGATATAGTAAGAGCTGATCATTCGGAACAGCTTATATTGAAGGGAACTAAATGGAGGTTCTCGTACATCAAACCAAAACCTCAGGAATCTACCTTTACTACTAAATGGAGGTTCTCGCACAATCAAACCGAAACCTCAAGAATCTACCTTTACTGCTGTACAACCTACAAACCCCACCGCGTCAAAGCTAAAACACAATAGCTTACCTAACAAGTAACATCCATGCGAATATTTACAAACTATGTTGACCTAAACACCTCAAGCATTAGCTAATCACCATACGCAGTCAATTCCATTAGTTCTACAACTTTACAATTCTGCCCAGAAGTTTCATGTACTTCCATCTCTGACTCGTCATTGTCATTATCACCACTGGCATCACCTTCATTATTACCTTTGAAATCATCCATATTGACATGAGTGAGATAgacatcatcaccatcatcccCCACGATTTCACCTTCTAATGATAAGGCTTCTTAATTCTCCTTGATGTCTTCCGGAAGTCTACCGGAGCTGGCTGACGCAGCTAAATCAGTCTTTTGTTCTTCAACATTTTCAAGTTTCCTATCAGTAGAAACTTCAGTAGAGGTcatatcaagaagatcaaacTTGATGTCCTTAGCTGAGGAAATGGGATTTTTCATTTCGGGGTTGGCTGCATCTATAGGTGAGAGTATGTCAGGCTTTTCCTCAATATCAATCCATCGATCACCCACCCAATCTCTGGAGATTCTTAGATCCTTTTTGTGTATGTTCAAAAATAAATTCTCGCCTATAACCAAAGCAATAACCTATATTACTCAAGCGGAAAAACAACGAAATATGTGAAATAAacaggaaaagaaaacaaaatagaaatcAATCGCATCATATGCATACCAGGAAAATAAACTCGCAGATTATTATCAGCAGAGTTGTCAACTCCAGTTACAACCCCTTCCCACCAGCCATCGCTCCACCATGCATCAACTGCAACCCCAATTTTAATTACAAGGTCCACTTGTTCATTAGGAGGAGTTGGTCGGATTGTTGGGCGGCACGTGCACCTCATGCCAAGTTTGTCAGGCATGGCAAGTTTGAAAGTTGGGATCCATTCCTGAACATCATATAATGATCCCATAAATACAcactaaaaacaacaaaaactgaTTTGAAAGAAAATGCACCAAACTCAAGTACATCTGTCTAACCTACACTTTTGACACAAAACAATCTGCAAAAATCCATCATAGTTTGTATTTAAAGATCCAGGAGGAGAATAATTTAATTCCAATCCAAAATTCAATTAGTGTTGAGTCCATTATACGGAGTTAAAAGGCAGAAGTTAGAATATTCTTCAAAGTATCTTCAAATGCTTAAGCATACTGCATACCTCAAGATTTCCATGACTATCTTCATCCTGAACATCATCATATCGAACTTTCATCTGTTTACGGGATACATGCAAGACTGTACACCTGAACCAGCAGCCACGGATGCCACTATCCTGGCACAACAATTCGATCTTGTCATCAACCTTAAAAACTGGATTATACCATGGCCGACACTCGACATGCATGAGGGAAAGTAGTGTCTCATCTCCATATTTTAAGTTCTTGTATCCGGGTTCAAGATTCATCATCTCACACTGTCTGCCAGAAAATTTGACTCCTGGTCGCTCTTTCCCAACTGTTTGCCACCCTCTATCAATTCTAGTCCTCTTAGCTCCCAGCACTGTTTTCTCTTCTGAGCTTAACCCATCATCTTCTTCGTCAGTTAGACTACGGGATATGAAGTCAGGCTCCCGGAAGCTGTTTGAATTCATACATGACAAAATCGGTTGTTCAAAATAGCCACGCAATTTACTTACGTCAAAAGGCTTCACCCTATTGTTTCTGATCTGTCTAGAGCATAGGTGTACTTTGGCCAGGTAAGATTCAGGAAAAACAGCCAGGCATTTATCATAATGTTCTCGGGTTAAGACTCCAGCAGGACCATCAATACACTCTGTGCTAATGACCTGCGAATGCGGTGTTATGAATACTTCTTTTAGGTGATGATTTCGTAGAGGAACTACACCCTTGACTTCCTGATTATGGTGAAACCACCTTACTTTGACCTTTCTCTGCCCCCTCTTGTCTTCATACATATCTTCCAAATACGCAATGTAGTGATTCTCTCCCTTAGCCATGACAAAGACGAAGGATGAAACCTAAACatcaagaaagaaattaaaacatCAGGGCAATGTAAGGAAGGTGAGAATTAATAACATCCAACAGCAAAGTGCAGATTCCATTATTCTTAGATGGTAAGTGAGAGAGCAAATATTGTTGAGAGGTCTGGAGATTAGATTCAGCAATCCAGTCTCGAGAGGTCCTGCATGTTATTAGTAGTGCAAAAATGTGGTGTCTTCAAACACTGCTTATCTGAAGAGCTTAAGCTGATGAGAAGTGAATCTTCTATAATTTAACCACCACCAAAAGGTCCAAAACACTCCCCCTAACATATGAGCTGTAGAGTGTGAAGTGAGTTTCAAAACCACTTATCCCAAAAGCTTGAGATGATCGGAACAGTAAATCTGTTATTATTTAAAGACTATTCTAACAATCAGCAATAACAGTTTATTCAAATGCTAATGCAATTACTTCAGATgcatcatcatatatataactCAGGATTACAAATGAAAATGAGTGAGTTTGAGTAAGGGGCACTAATTTTTTGTATAAGTTACAAAACCATTTTTCTCTATCACTGTATTTATTGATTAGTGAATGCTTACCCCTATTGTAATCCCATTCCTGCAAAATGCCGGGTAATGCCTGAGCTTCTTCCCACATCTCCATGCAATGCCAGACCACACAATGTCAGAATTGCGTGCAAAAAAATTCTTTGACAGACGAATCTGCTATACACATTACAGAAACATCATAAGTACTACAAAAGGATATATATGCATGATAAAAACTGAAAAGGTATGCCATGCCAACTCGTACCTGTTTCTGTTGACTACTAAATACATTTATTGCACTTTCTGGATAATCTAGTGCCATGTCATCCTGCGATTCTGTCATTGAAATAAGGTATTAAAAACATTAAATCACGAAATTCCAACTTTTTTCTCATCAGCGGTTCATATAAGGCATTAATAAAATCCATTCAGCAAAGGAAATGGCAATGCATGAAAATAATTATGGGGGAAATGAGGATAAAAGGACCAAAAGTCACAAGCGTGTAATGTCATGTAAAGCATAAAACTTAAAAAGTGCGGAAAAATTCATTATCATTTTGTTGAAGTCAAGAAACAGGTTTTATTGTGAAGGACTAAAAGAGTGGAAAGTTTCAACTATAGTTTCGCCGATGATTGACTAAGAGCTCTCCAAGTAGTTCTTAACGCAGTTAGCACTCTGATTTAGTGGATAAAACTTCTTAACTACTGACATGGCAAGCAAACAAGAAAACCACGTGAAAGACCGATTACAAAAATATACATGATGATCTTAAACTTGGATACATAGACCACAATCTTTGATATAACAAAACCGTAAAGGTGTACGGGATATCTGTAACATATAATATTAGAAATTGAAGGGCAAACATACTGGAAAGATCTCCCTGCAGGTGCTGCTTTGATAGCATAGATGTAAGCCAATCCACAACTTCCCTTCTCGATCTCCATTTGAAACCGGCATGGATGGAATTTTGAGCACCATAAGCTCGAACAAATTCCTCAGCAACAACATAAAACATGTGCCTAACACTCCTCTCAGTACCCACAATTGCAAGAATAGACTCTCCATTGGAATCCTTCAAATAATAGTGAACCACACGGTTCCCACGCTCCTGAGACACAAATTGCTCGTTCCACTCCACAAAATAGGGATCATTACCAACCATTTTGATGAAAGCACCAAGAACCTACTAGCAATTATAATTATATAGCTAAAGATCCCATAAGATATGGCAATTGGAAAAAAGGTTCAAATTACCATCAAATAAGTTTCCTAACAAGTAACAAGAACATACGATCTTTCTCACAAAGGCTCAAAAGTTTCCATAGATTGTTGCCCTTGATTGATGATGAACCCTATACATATCAATGACTTCTCTTCCCTCGGTGGGAAAACAGGAACAAAATCATACAGAACTGAGCAAAATCCAAACTTCTAGCATCTGCAATATACCAGAAGCCCTAATTCCATAACCATATAAGCCTCAAACGTGTTAAACAgaagaaaactaaaaattacCAAACAAAGCTAACAAGTTGCCCCAGGAATCAACACCCTTGAAACGATTGAAGAGCTTTACACATGCTCAACTACCACCGCCTGAGCTGCACTTCATCTAAATTTTAAACGCTAGAAGCTACCACAAAATTCTAGAGCTCTGACTCAGAAAATTCTTCCAAACAATAGGGGGTTAGCAGAGAAAACTGACCAGAACCCAGAGACATCAAGCCGTTGAAGATCTGAAAACAGATCAGAAACCAAGTCAAGACAGCTGAAATCCCACCTTCGAAGCGCCAAGAGGCACCGAGGTATGGCTTTGACTAAGTTAACCAAGAGAAtcatcaagaacaccaaatgggcATCGAACTTTAAACCAAAATACCCAACCTTGAGGGGAAAAAGTAAGAACTTGAGAGGTTCTACAAGATTAAACTTGTGATCCTGACTCAAATAGGTTCAAAAGAGAATCAAAAACATATGCTCTTGTACCTGTTTCATCGTGTTGTTACAGTGAAAGCATAGACTAAATGAAGGAAGAGAAATGAGTGAGGTgagagaaggagaaagaaaaaaaggcagCCATTTTCATGGGTAGTTTGAAGTTGCAGGAGTtcggcagagagagagagggagagatggaCCAGCCGGTAGGGGAGAAATAGGTGGTGAATGGGGACTCTA includes the following:
- the LOC119989125 gene encoding uncharacterized protein LOC119989125, which translates into the protein MVGNDPYFVEWNEQFVSQERGNRVVHYYLKDSNGESILAIVGTERSVRHMFYVVAEEFVRAYGAQNSIHAGFKWRSRREVVDWLTSMLSKQHLQGDLSKSQDDMALDYPESAINVFSSQQKQQIRLSKNFFARNSDIVWSGIAWRCGKKLRHYPAFCRNGITIGVSSFVFVMAKGENHYIAYLEDMYEDKRGQRKVKVRWFHHNQEVKGVVPLRNHHLKEVFITPHSQVISTECIDGPAGVLTREHYDKCLAVFPESYLAKVHLCSRQIRNNRVKPFDVSKLRGYFEQPILSCMNSNSFREPDFISRSLTDEEDDGLSSEEKTVLGAKRTRIDRGWQTVGKERPGVKFSGRQCEMMNLEPGYKNLKYGDETLLSLMHVECRPWYNPVFKVDDKIELLCQDSGIRGCWFRCTVLHVSRKQMKVRYDDVQDEDSHGNLEEWIPTFKLAMPDKLGMRCTCRPTIRPTPPNEQVDLVIKIGVAVDAWWSDGWWEGVVTGVDNSADNNLRVYFPGENLFLNIHKKDLRISRDWVGDRWIDIEEKPDILSPIDAANPEMKNPISSAKDIKFDLLDMTSTEVSTDRKLENVEEQKTDLAASASSGRLPEDIKEN